A window of Deltaproteobacteria bacterium genomic DNA:
GGCTGCGATCCCTCGGAACTCCGCCACGAGGTGGTGCCGAAACGCCGGCCCATGACGCGCAAGCCTCCGCGGACGCCGGCTAAGCTTCCCGGCGCGCCGGTAGCGGTCATCCCGGAGGTTACCGTGGAGGTTTCCGCCGGAGCCGGAACGTTCGCCGAGGAGTTCGTCTCCGAGACCGCCCTCTGGCAGTGGCCGGAGAACATGATCCGCCACGAGGCCGGCGCCGAGCCCGGGAACCTCCGCATCCTGAGGGTCCGGGGCAACTCCATGGAGCCGGAGTTGAGCGACGGCGACCGGATCGTCGTGGACGTCTCGCGCCGGCTCCCGGCCACGGGCGAAACCTTCGTGCTCTGGGACGGCATCGGGTTGGTGGTGAAGCGCGTCGAGGTCGTGCGTGCCGATGCCGCCGGTGACGACGACCCGGCCCGCCTGAGGCTGATCTCCGCCAACCCCGACTATGCTCCGTACTCTTGCCTC
This region includes:
- a CDS encoding S24 family peptidase — encoded protein: MSPDNTTEREAVRRDPVRLRLKDLLRRNDLTLAAASLAIGRNKTYLQQYVDRGIPAVLGYRDSETLAGMLGCDPSELRHEVVPKRRPMTRKPPRTPAKLPGAPVAVIPEVTVEVSAGAGTFAEEFVSETALWQWPENMIRHEAGAEPGNLRILRVRGNSMEPELSDGDRIVVDVSRRLPATGETFVLWDGIGLVVKRVEVVRADAAGDDDPARLRLISANPDYAPYSCLAQDAHILGKVLWAVRRT